A genomic window from Bacteroidales bacterium includes:
- a CDS encoding YCF48-related protein, producing the protein MKKTILSFGLISCLFFTGNAQWLTITSGITAKLDAIHFIDSQNGYCSGGFTNTLETTDGGNNWKKGSSQGFRDFGFYNNTYGYGASIGVISMAKTTNGGLSWTSITPPTSNSLWAVSATSSTTAYFVGTGGVLWKTINGGSTVTIGNSGTTDLLTDIVFTNTTTGFLVVQTGEIKKTTNSGTSWSTVHTVTSNLLTEMFFVDNNVGYVIGGGGTVVKTTDGGQNWTTLTTNSTSYLQGINFFNANNGIVVGTAGTILYTNDGGTTWSSQNSGTTEDLFDVSMLSTTSAIVTGDNGTILKNNNIIFGIENKILSIDIMLYPNPVADKLTLELPQTSKQSTITIYNINGAELIKQQAITNKTQIDISTLPSGIYFVKLITDKTVEVRKIIKE; encoded by the coding sequence ATGAAAAAAACTATATTAAGTTTTGGATTAATTTCCTGTTTGTTTTTTACGGGAAATGCTCAATGGTTAACTATTACTTCTGGAATAACAGCTAAATTAGATGCCATTCATTTTATAGATTCGCAAAATGGATATTGCTCTGGTGGATTTACAAATACTCTTGAAACAACAGACGGAGGAAACAATTGGAAAAAAGGGTCTTCACAAGGGTTTAGGGATTTTGGTTTTTATAACAATACATATGGTTACGGGGCTTCAATAGGAGTTATATCCATGGCTAAAACGACTAATGGAGGATTAAGCTGGACATCTATTACACCTCCCACTTCTAACTCTTTGTGGGCTGTTTCAGCTACAAGCTCCACTACAGCATATTTTGTTGGAACTGGAGGTGTTTTATGGAAAACAATAAATGGAGGTTCAACAGTTACCATCGGAAATTCCGGAACAACAGATCTTTTGACAGATATAGTATTTACAAATACCACAACAGGATTTTTAGTGGTGCAAACTGGAGAAATAAAGAAAACCACTAATAGCGGTACATCATGGAGTACGGTTCATACAGTAACTAGTAATTTATTGACAGAAATGTTTTTTGTTGATAATAATGTAGGGTATGTGATTGGTGGTGGTGGAACTGTTGTAAAAACAACAGATGGAGGACAAAATTGGACTACTTTAACAACTAATAGTACGAGTTATTTGCAAGGTATAAATTTCTTTAATGCAAATAATGGAATTGTCGTAGGAACAGCAGGAACAATATTGTACACTAATGATGGTGGGACAACTTGGAGTTCACAAAATTCAGGAACCACAGAAGATCTATTTGATGTATCAATGTTATCTACAACAAGTGCTATAGTAACTGGAGATAATGGCACTATTCTCAAAAACAATAATATTATTTTTGGTATAGAAAATAAAATATTATCAATTGATATTATGCTATATCCTAATCCAGTTGCAGATAAATTAACATTAGAACTCCCTCAAACATCAAAACAAAGCACTATTACAATTTATAATATAAATGGAGCTGAACTAATAAAGCAGCAAGCAATCACAAACAAAACACAAATTGACATCAGCACTTTGCCAAGCGGAATTTATTTTGTGAAATTGATTACTGACAAGACAGTTGAAGTTAGAAAGATAATAAAAGAATAA
- a CDS encoding IS4 family transposase — protein sequence MKQNRSLAISTMIQDCQKKNILNLMEGVFPKNILNLEATESSRDRIFSETNTLLTMVLTATQEDKSLKNSVALYYSIHQKNREQLITKVKSEFEDYNKKTKKEKLIGRPREKSLSIPKSKEQDISLNTAAYSKARKRLPVEMTEDIFKLSIIQNTNNTYSHWHNRLVLIGDGTYVQMQDTIELRKQYAVKHNGKESKGYPQGLIVGLIKRGTGQVYNFGLTNRHTSELAVFYDLIDTIPERSVLLLDDLYNCYEIIAKCISKKIDIIVPCKRKRNFTLVKKISSDDEIIEIKSPDKRSPWLKEKPEIPNKIKLRQIRCKSPEGTEYVLHSTVLDEHIAAIEFQTEYLTRWDIEISIREMKTIMDINILRSKTPEMVLKELNVALASYNLIRKIIFESIEGMPFPPEEDFIQKFYTLNKNVLVDKKGRVYSKWSTGRKRTECINKKGDIAKTKKMEKISKNH from the coding sequence ATGAAACAAAATAGGTCATTAGCAATAAGTACTATGATACAGGATTGCCAGAAAAAAAACATCTTAAATCTAATGGAAGGAGTATTTCCGAAAAATATTTTGAATTTAGAAGCAACAGAATCTTCAAGAGACAGGATTTTTTCAGAGACGAACACATTATTAACGATGGTTCTTACAGCTACACAAGAGGACAAATCTCTAAAAAATTCTGTAGCTCTTTATTATTCCATTCATCAAAAAAATCGGGAGCAATTGATAACAAAGGTTAAATCGGAATTTGAAGATTATAATAAAAAGACAAAGAAAGAAAAATTAATTGGTCGTCCAAGAGAAAAATCTTTAAGTATTCCCAAAAGTAAGGAGCAAGATATATCATTGAACACTGCTGCATATAGTAAAGCAAGAAAAAGATTACCAGTAGAGATGACAGAAGATATTTTTAAATTAAGCATAATACAAAACACAAATAATACATATTCACACTGGCATAATCGTTTGGTATTAATAGGTGACGGAACTTATGTACAGATGCAGGATACCATCGAATTGAGAAAGCAATATGCAGTAAAACACAATGGTAAAGAGAGTAAGGGTTACCCACAGGGACTAATAGTAGGTCTTATTAAAAGAGGCACAGGACAGGTTTATAACTTTGGATTAACAAATCGCCACACTAGTGAATTAGCTGTATTTTACGATTTAATAGATACCATACCGGAAAGAAGTGTATTATTACTGGACGATTTATATAATTGTTACGAAATAATTGCAAAATGTATAAGTAAGAAAATAGATATAATTGTTCCATGTAAACGAAAGAGAAATTTCACTTTAGTAAAAAAGATTAGTTCGGATGATGAAATAATAGAAATTAAATCACCTGATAAACGCTCTCCATGGTTAAAGGAAAAGCCAGAGATACCTAATAAAATCAAGTTAAGGCAAATAAGATGTAAAAGTCCAGAAGGAACAGAATACGTGCTGCATTCTACAGTATTGGATGAGCATATTGCTGCTATTGAATTTCAAACAGAGTATTTGACAAGATGGGATATTGAAATTAGCATACGTGAAATGAAAACCATAATGGATATTAATATATTGCGTTCTAAAACACCTGAAATGGTTTTAAAGGAATTAAATGTTGCGTTGGCATCGTATAATTTAATACGAAAAATTATTTTTGAAAGCATCGAAGGGATGCCTTTTCCCCCCGAAGAAGATTTCATTCAAAAATTCTATACGCTTAATAAGAATGTTCTTGTTGATAAAAAGGGAAGAGTATATTCAAAATGGTCAACGGGTCGTAAAAGAACTGAATGCATTAATAAGAAAGGAGATATTGCCAAAACGAAAAAAATGGAGAAAATATCCAAGAATCACTAA